The following proteins are co-located in the Paenibacillus sp. FSL H8-0079 genome:
- a CDS encoding ABC transporter ATP-binding protein: protein MWTLKRFLTPYKSAAILAPLLMVLEVAMDLLQPKLMSSIVDDGVLAGNLSHIVTTGLIMLLVALIGWVGGAGCTLYSSKAAVGYGTDLRQELFDHIQTFSFRNLDTFQEGSLITRLTSDITQMQTFVQMLLRMFIRSPMLIIGSIIMAFTISVKLALILIATVPVLFIILFILIKASYPLFASVQSKLDQVNAVLQENLAGIRVVKAFARARLEKKRFKQSNEDYTSTAVKAWRIVTLNAPVLSLMLNATIVAVLWFGGFQVVGGDIAAGDLIAFINYVTVVLSSLTSIGMMMMSFSRAKVSAARINEVLHTEPDIQSGTDNSGNIQSHQSKRDHYLYQPSPLPSRVAGQVEFRDVSFRYDGDHTLTGINLIARPGEKVALIGSTGSGKTSLVQLIPRLYDASQGEVLVNGVNVRHWDLQDLRSRVSIVLQESILFSGSIRDNICFGRPGATDAELRAAAQAAAADDFIMKLKDGYDTELGQRGVNLSGGQKQRISIARALLMRPEVLILDDSTSAVDLRTEANIQKALQTLMKDSTTFLIAQRISSVKDADCIYVIDEGQIVARGTHDDLMAHSSHYQAIYYSQQRKEDVQFG from the coding sequence TTGTGGACGTTAAAACGATTCTTGACCCCGTATAAGTCGGCGGCGATCCTCGCCCCGCTGCTCATGGTACTTGAGGTTGCCATGGACCTGCTCCAGCCCAAGCTGATGTCCAGCATCGTGGATGATGGTGTTCTTGCAGGCAACCTGTCCCATATCGTAACTACAGGTCTGATCATGCTACTTGTTGCGTTAATTGGCTGGGTCGGCGGCGCAGGCTGTACACTCTATTCAAGTAAGGCTGCCGTGGGATACGGCACGGATCTGCGCCAGGAACTGTTTGACCATATTCAAACCTTCTCCTTCCGTAATCTGGATACGTTTCAGGAAGGATCTCTGATTACTCGTCTGACGAGTGACATTACCCAGATGCAGACCTTTGTACAGATGCTGCTGCGGATGTTTATCCGTTCGCCGATGCTGATCATCGGTAGTATCATCATGGCGTTTACGATCAGTGTGAAGCTGGCTTTGATTCTTATTGCGACTGTGCCGGTACTGTTTATAATTTTATTTATCCTGATAAAAGCTTCCTATCCGCTGTTCGCCAGCGTTCAGAGCAAGCTCGATCAGGTCAATGCCGTTCTGCAGGAAAATCTCGCTGGCATCCGAGTCGTCAAGGCGTTTGCACGTGCGCGTCTGGAGAAAAAGCGCTTCAAGCAATCCAATGAAGATTACACGTCAACTGCCGTGAAAGCCTGGCGGATCGTCACACTGAATGCACCCGTACTCAGCCTCATGCTGAATGCTACCATTGTAGCGGTACTGTGGTTCGGAGGTTTCCAGGTAGTCGGAGGCGATATTGCCGCCGGAGATCTAATTGCTTTTATCAACTATGTCACGGTTGTACTCTCTTCCCTCACGTCGATCGGCATGATGATGATGAGTTTCTCCCGGGCCAAGGTATCTGCTGCCCGGATCAACGAGGTGTTACATACCGAGCCGGATATTCAATCGGGAACCGACAACTCCGGTAATATACAGTCACATCAGTCTAAGCGTGATCATTACTTGTACCAACCATCTCCCCTTCCTTCACGCGTAGCGGGTCAAGTGGAGTTCAGAGACGTATCTTTCCGTTATGACGGAGACCATACACTTACAGGAATTAACCTGATCGCTCGCCCAGGTGAGAAAGTAGCCCTGATTGGCTCAACAGGCTCAGGCAAAACCTCGCTGGTGCAGCTGATTCCCCGTCTGTATGATGCTTCTCAGGGTGAAGTGCTCGTGAACGGAGTGAACGTTCGCCACTGGGATCTTCAGGATCTTCGCAGCCGTGTATCTATTGTGCTGCAGGAATCCATCCTGTTCAGCGGCAGCATCCGGGATAATATTTGCTTCGGCCGGCCCGGTGCAACGGATGCTGAATTACGTGCTGCGGCACAAGCTGCGGCAGCGGATGATTTTATTATGAAACTGAAAGATGGGTATGACACGGAGCTGGGTCAGCGTGGGGTCAATCTGTCCGGTGGACAGAAACAGCGTATATCCATTGCACGCGCCCTGCTCATGCGGCCAGAAGTGCTGATTCTCGACGATAGCACCAGTGCTGTGGATTTACGTACGGAAGCGAACATTCAGAAGGCTTTGCAAACCTTGATGAAAGACAGCACGACCTTTTTGATTGCACAGCGGATCTCCTCCGTGAAGGATGCAGACTGTATATATGTCATTGATGAAGGACAAATCGTTGCCCGGGGCACACATGATGACCTTATGGCTCATTCTTCACACTACCAAGCGATCTATTATTCGCAGCAACGGAAGGAGGATGTTCAATTTGGCTAA
- a CDS encoding MarR family transcriptional regulator → MNPVQNDRLMGQLSELVKLKRYKVHEKLVNHPELYPGQPPLLFQLEREDGQSQKNLAEQLRRSPATVTVMLKRMETSGYVRREADPKDLRSLRVFLTDQGRSALRELREVVQELERQAEKDFTPEESLLMSALAQRMLQNLRES, encoded by the coding sequence ATGAACCCAGTCCAAAACGATCGGTTAATGGGACAGCTATCCGAACTCGTGAAGCTGAAACGCTACAAGGTTCATGAGAAACTTGTGAACCACCCCGAGTTATACCCGGGGCAGCCGCCTTTGCTATTCCAGCTTGAACGGGAGGATGGTCAATCCCAGAAAAATCTGGCCGAACAACTTCGGCGCAGTCCCGCAACCGTAACTGTCATGCTCAAGCGCATGGAAACGTCTGGTTATGTGAGACGTGAAGCGGACCCGAAGGATCTGCGCAGTTTACGGGTATTCCTGACGGATCAGGGACGCTCTGCACTACGAGAACTGAGAGAAGTGGTTCAGGAGTTGGAACGGCAGGCCGAGAAAGATTTTACACCGGAAGAATCCCTGCTGATGTCTGCACTTGCACAGCGTATGCTCCAAAACCTGCGTGAATCCTGA
- a CDS encoding NUDIX domain-containing protein — MTNEGSSGGKAPDYREHQDHVHISEQQFLETYNAGDYERPSVTVDMLVFTIRSEAQENYRKLAEPELQLLLIRRGGHPYLGQWALPGGFVSMQESLEDAARRELLTETGLDDIYLEQLYTWGDVERDPRTRVISCSYMALVDSSELELQAGDDASEANWFRVEQRLLEEKRHIHERGRVTERKLQLILTNGTEELSAIVETKETVEGRVRSHNLTLGEVQGIAFDHAKIIHYALERLRSKIEYTDIAFNLMPETFTLTALQKVHEIISGKKLLAAAFRRKIADWVIETGDYASSAGHRPSRLYRLNPERQTL, encoded by the coding sequence ATGACTAACGAAGGTTCATCTGGAGGAAAAGCCCCCGATTACCGGGAGCATCAGGATCACGTACATATCAGTGAACAACAGTTTCTGGAAACGTATAATGCTGGCGATTACGAACGTCCTTCCGTCACCGTGGACATGCTGGTATTTACGATTCGCAGTGAGGCCCAGGAGAACTATCGCAAGCTTGCGGAACCCGAACTCCAGTTACTGTTGATCCGGCGGGGTGGTCATCCCTATCTGGGCCAATGGGCGTTACCGGGCGGATTCGTCTCCATGCAGGAATCATTGGAAGATGCTGCTCGGCGGGAATTGCTGACGGAGACGGGGCTGGATGATATTTATCTGGAACAACTGTACACATGGGGAGATGTGGAACGTGATCCACGTACGCGTGTCATTAGCTGTTCCTATATGGCGCTGGTCGATAGCAGCGAGCTGGAGCTTCAGGCTGGCGATGATGCCAGCGAGGCCAACTGGTTTCGGGTGGAGCAGCGACTTCTGGAAGAAAAGCGGCATATTCACGAGCGTGGACGTGTGACAGAACGCAAGCTTCAGTTGATTTTGACCAATGGAACCGAAGAGTTGTCGGCAATTGTTGAGACGAAAGAAACGGTGGAAGGACGAGTACGGAGCCATAATTTGACGTTGGGTGAGGTTCAGGGGATTGCCTTTGATCATGCCAAGATCATTCATTATGCGCTTGAACGTCTGCGATCGAAGATCGAGTATACGGATATTGCATTCAATCTGATGCCAGAGACGTTCACGCTGACTGCCCTTCAGAAAGTACATGAGATCATCAGTGGCAAAAAGCTGCTGGCTGCCGCTTTCCGGCGCAAAATCGCCGATTGGGTCATCGAGACAGGAGATTATGCGAGCAGTGCCGGTCATCGACCATCACGCTTGTACCGATTGAATCCAGAGAGGCAGACACTGTAG
- a CDS encoding NADAR family protein, which produces MEKFTFFWRTASPFSQWHPADFTVKGFRYTSAEQYMMHQKALLFGDQTIADKILKASSASVQKKLGRQVAGFDQTVWEAECQRIVYEGNLAKFTQNEELLTALRGTRGTTLVEASPDDRIWGVGLAEEDPRIRNRRTWRGTNWLGEILTRLREDIGSDSDE; this is translated from the coding sequence ATGGAAAAGTTTACGTTTTTCTGGCGGACTGCATCTCCGTTCTCACAGTGGCACCCGGCGGATTTTACTGTAAAAGGGTTTCGCTACACGAGTGCGGAGCAATACATGATGCATCAGAAAGCGCTACTGTTTGGCGATCAGACCATCGCAGATAAAATTCTGAAGGCAAGCTCTGCTTCGGTACAAAAAAAGCTGGGCAGACAGGTCGCAGGCTTCGACCAGACAGTATGGGAAGCGGAATGCCAGCGCATTGTCTACGAGGGCAATTTAGCCAAATTCACACAAAACGAAGAACTGCTAACCGCGCTGCGCGGCACTCGTGGAACGACCCTTGTGGAGGCAAGCCCGGATGATCGCATCTGGGGTGTGGGACTGGCAGAGGAAGATCCGCGTATTCGTAATAGAAGAACATGGCGGGGAACCAACTGGCTGGGTGAGATTCTGACCCGTCTTAGAGAAGATATAGGAAGTGATTCAGATGAATAA
- a CDS encoding TIGR02452 family protein, with product MNNFNKSAGSTSSNPRSMRASIAQQTLAILDEGQYVNGYNRKVEMGNDVQQAIRNSVLYRPLELSGLREKLRTEARAETHSVASLTEAESEAVSVRIEVTGETTLGAASRLTVVEGREDVVCLNFASAKNPGGGFLGGSQAQEESLARATGLYPCIAQMDEMYEYNRKRRSGLYSDHMIYSPRVPVIRDDEDRLLDQYYVSSFITAPAVNAGVVKERREADDLQIESVMKERIRYILDVAASNGHRTIVLGAYGCGVFRNEPTVVAKYFHDVLVGEGFKDSFERIVFAVYDRSAGQRTLKAFQDRLTGI from the coding sequence ATGAATAATTTTAATAAATCAGCAGGCTCCACTAGCTCCAATCCACGTTCCATGCGGGCCAGTATTGCACAGCAAACGCTAGCTATTCTTGATGAAGGGCAATACGTGAATGGATATAATCGCAAGGTTGAGATGGGCAACGATGTGCAGCAAGCCATCCGAAATTCGGTATTATACCGTCCTTTAGAGCTTTCCGGACTCAGAGAAAAGCTACGTACAGAAGCTCGCGCAGAAACTCATTCGGTAGCTTCATTAACTGAAGCAGAATCTGAGGCTGTGTCGGTTCGCATTGAGGTTACTGGCGAGACTACACTTGGAGCGGCTTCACGTTTGACGGTAGTTGAAGGAAGAGAAGATGTGGTCTGTTTGAACTTTGCATCGGCAAAAAATCCGGGTGGTGGTTTTCTTGGTGGAAGCCAGGCACAGGAAGAGAGTCTGGCCCGAGCGACAGGACTATACCCGTGCATCGCCCAAATGGATGAAATGTACGAGTACAATCGCAAGCGGCGATCGGGTCTCTATTCCGATCATATGATCTATTCACCTCGTGTTCCCGTAATTCGTGATGATGAAGACCGACTGCTGGACCAATATTATGTATCATCATTCATCACTGCGCCAGCGGTTAATGCGGGTGTGGTGAAAGAGCGTAGAGAGGCTGATGATCTACAGATTGAGTCCGTGATGAAGGAACGTATCCGTTATATTCTGGACGTGGCTGCTTCGAATGGTCACCGCACGATTGTGCTGGGCGCTTACGGTTGTGGAGTATTTCGTAATGAACCGACAGTGGTGGCGAAGTATTTTCATGATGTGTTAGTGGGAGAGGGGTTCAAGGATTCCTTTGAACGAATTGTATTTGCTGTATATGATCGATCCGCAGGTCAGCGAACATTAAAGGCATTTCAGGATCGCTTAACTGGGATATAA
- a CDS encoding iron-hydroxamate ABC transporter substrate-binding protein: MLKKNLMLVMSICLVLILAACGTANNSSSASGGSSTDTSAENQDNSASSGEQRIASMSIHLTNDLLSLGITPVGSVIGGEAKAFLSHVADRLQNTTPLGPVKDPDMEALLALKPDVIYLDEEFSGDDIAKFEKIAPVHVFNLDDGTWRDHLKDIGKLVNREKEAEQYIQDYASETEEVKSLVHDTIGEDGTVMAIRVTAKELRVFSTRRPMGPILYEDLGLTPAKGITDIDSTKPYQVVSREILPDYDADAIFVVVNSDDEAQTMFKELQNNPIWQGLKAVKAGHVYPIGAQPWLDYSSIGNKMAMDEAKEMFSKK, encoded by the coding sequence ATGTTAAAGAAAAATCTTATGCTTGTCATGAGTATCTGTCTGGTGCTTATACTCGCAGCCTGTGGAACGGCCAATAATTCATCATCTGCTTCTGGCGGCTCGTCCACGGACACTTCAGCCGAAAATCAGGACAACAGCGCAAGTTCGGGCGAGCAACGTATTGCCTCCATGTCGATCCATCTGACCAATGATCTGCTGTCTCTCGGCATCACTCCGGTTGGTTCCGTTATCGGTGGGGAAGCTAAGGCCTTCCTGTCCCATGTTGCTGATCGTCTTCAAAATACAACGCCACTTGGTCCGGTAAAAGATCCGGATATGGAAGCTTTGCTTGCCCTGAAACCGGATGTGATCTATCTCGACGAAGAATTCTCCGGTGATGATATTGCCAAATTCGAAAAAATTGCTCCGGTACATGTCTTCAATCTGGATGACGGCACATGGCGCGACCATCTGAAAGACATTGGCAAACTCGTGAATCGCGAGAAGGAAGCTGAGCAATACATTCAGGACTACGCAAGCGAAACGGAAGAAGTAAAATCTCTGGTTCATGACACGATTGGAGAAGATGGTACTGTCATGGCGATCCGTGTTACTGCCAAAGAATTGCGTGTATTCAGTACACGCCGTCCCATGGGTCCCATTTTATATGAGGATCTCGGTCTGACTCCTGCCAAAGGCATTACAGATATCGATTCGACTAAACCTTATCAAGTGGTATCCCGTGAAATATTGCCAGACTATGATGCAGATGCGATCTTTGTGGTTGTGAATTCGGATGATGAAGCCCAAACCATGTTCAAGGAGCTGCAAAACAATCCGATCTGGCAAGGCCTGAAAGCAGTCAAAGCCGGTCACGTCTACCCAATTGGTGCACAGCCTTGGCTGGATTATTCATCTATCGGTAATAAAATGGCCATGGATGAAGCCAAAGAGATGTTCTCCAAAAAGTAA
- a CDS encoding iron ABC transporter permease — protein sequence MNSNAPLRGKRSIIVSVTLFCIAIAVIVISLNTGTIRLSPVAVLQTLLGNGSPDDQIVLFDYRLPRILVTVLAGAGLGIAGAALQGITRNPLADPGILGLHAGAAFGLMVFVSLSFTMDSSVALLIPLFAFAGSVAAALIIMLLSYDRHNGVSPIKLILVGIAVAAGFHALTLYLSLRLDEDTYSFAARWLAGSVWGRDWVHVQALLPWVVLCISYIWSRSKTLDAFNLGDAAATSIGTPVRSQRIILLLCAVALSAVSVSMAGGIGFIGLAAPHLARRLVGPMHRHLIPAAGLIGMVILVTADTIGRTIFQPNAIPAGVVVAAIGAPYFLYLLVRSK from the coding sequence ATGAATTCCAATGCACCTTTACGAGGTAAACGTTCGATAATTGTCAGCGTCACGCTGTTCTGCATCGCCATTGCCGTTATTGTGATCAGCCTGAACACGGGAACCATCCGTCTGTCCCCAGTGGCTGTATTGCAGACTTTGCTTGGCAATGGCAGTCCGGATGATCAGATTGTACTGTTTGATTACCGACTGCCACGTATTCTGGTCACTGTACTGGCCGGAGCAGGACTAGGTATTGCCGGAGCGGCCCTGCAAGGGATCACTCGTAATCCACTGGCCGACCCTGGCATTCTGGGATTGCATGCCGGGGCGGCGTTCGGACTAATGGTGTTTGTTAGTCTCTCCTTTACAATGGACAGCTCTGTGGCCCTTCTGATTCCGTTGTTTGCTTTTGCAGGCAGTGTGGCCGCGGCCCTGATCATCATGCTGCTATCTTATGATCGGCACAACGGCGTATCGCCCATTAAGCTGATTCTGGTTGGAATCGCGGTCGCGGCCGGGTTCCATGCGTTGACACTCTATCTATCCCTGCGTCTGGATGAAGACACCTATTCCTTTGCCGCTCGCTGGCTGGCAGGAAGCGTCTGGGGCCGCGATTGGGTTCATGTGCAAGCGTTGCTTCCTTGGGTGGTGCTATGTATCTCTTATATTTGGAGTCGATCCAAAACGCTCGATGCCTTCAATCTTGGAGATGCTGCCGCAACCAGTATCGGGACGCCTGTCCGATCCCAGCGTATTATTTTGCTGCTCTGTGCCGTGGCTTTGTCTGCCGTCAGTGTATCGATGGCTGGTGGGATCGGCTTTATCGGTCTGGCGGCACCACATCTGGCGCGCAGGCTTGTCGGTCCGATGCATCGGCATCTGATCCCTGCTGCCGGACTCATCGGCATGGTTATTCTGGTGACCGCCGATACCATCGGGCGAACGATCTTTCAGCCTAATGCCATTCCGGCAGGCGTGGTGGTTGCTGCGATTGGTGCACCTTACTTTTTGTACCTTTTAGTACGAAGCAAGTGA
- a CDS encoding iron ABC transporter permease gives MFLSAIAVLLLSMFVAISLGAKGLTLETVWTAIFQYNPALTPHQIIHELRLPRVLAAVIIGAAFAVAGALMQGITRNPLADTGILGINAGATFVVALSFAFWPGLPYGWIMFLSFLGAVLGTLLIFLLGMAAPGGLSSIRLTVAGAVIAAMLSSLSTGVAIYFDLSQDLAFWYAGGFGGIEWRHLKLILPVLLVTLVLIMPLARRVSLMSLGEEVAINLGINLRWTRFLALAAVVVLAGVSVSAVGSIGFVGLVIPHISRKLVGVDYRLIIPMSSLLGAVLLVLADLGSRIVNPPEELAVGIMVAFVGVPFFLYLARKERRAL, from the coding sequence ATGTTTTTGTCTGCCATAGCCGTACTGCTACTAAGTATGTTTGTCGCAATCTCGTTAGGTGCCAAAGGGCTGACACTGGAAACGGTATGGACTGCCATTTTCCAGTACAATCCGGCTCTGACGCCACACCAGATTATTCATGAGCTGCGGCTGCCTCGTGTCCTTGCTGCCGTGATCATCGGCGCTGCCTTTGCGGTTGCAGGAGCTTTAATGCAGGGCATTACGCGTAATCCGCTGGCAGACACCGGCATTCTGGGCATCAATGCAGGAGCCACTTTTGTCGTGGCACTGAGCTTTGCCTTTTGGCCCGGACTGCCTTACGGCTGGATCATGTTTCTATCATTCCTGGGGGCTGTTCTGGGCACACTGCTTATCTTCCTGCTCGGAATGGCAGCACCCGGTGGGCTGAGTTCCATCAGACTGACCGTTGCCGGGGCCGTTATTGCCGCCATGTTAAGTTCACTCAGCACAGGCGTCGCCATTTATTTTGACCTGAGTCAGGATCTGGCCTTCTGGTATGCAGGTGGTTTTGGCGGGATTGAATGGCGGCATCTCAAGCTGATTCTTCCCGTGCTACTCGTGACGCTAGTGCTGATCATGCCACTCGCCCGGCGTGTATCCCTTATGTCCCTCGGTGAAGAAGTGGCGATTAATCTCGGGATCAACCTGCGCTGGACGAGATTTCTCGCCCTGGCAGCGGTTGTTGTTCTGGCTGGCGTGTCCGTGTCGGCAGTAGGCTCGATTGGATTTGTCGGACTGGTCATCCCACATATCTCCCGCAAACTGGTGGGTGTAGATTATCGACTCATCATTCCAATGTCCTCCCTGCTGGGAGCGGTACTGCTAGTGCTCGCCGATCTGGGCTCACGCATTGTGAACCCACCCGAGGAGCTCGCGGTAGGCATTATGGTCGCCTTTGTCGGTGTACCGTTCTTCCTTTATCTGGCCCGTAAAGAAAGGAGGGCCTTGTAG